The genome window GCTGGCCCACCTGCTGAAGTACGACTCCATCCTGGGGAACCTGCATCACGACATCCGCGCCGAGAAGGACTCGATCAGCGTGGACGGCAAGAGCATCCGCGTGTTCGCGGAAAAAGACCCGGCCAAGCTGGATTGGGCGTCCATGGGCGCGCAGGTGGTGGTGGAATCCACCGGGCGCTTCACCAACGCCGAGGACGCCAAAAAGCACCTGCGGGGCACGGTGAAGAAGGTCATCATCTCAGCGCCGGCCAAGGGCGAGGACCTGACCGTGGTCCTGGGCGTGAACGAGGGCGCGTACGACCCGGCCAAGCACCACGTGATCTCCAACGCCTCCTGCACCACCAACTGCCTGGGCCCCATCGCCAAGGTGGTGCACGACACCTTTAAGATCCAGTGCGGCACCATGACCACCATCCACTCCTACACCAACGACCAGGTGATCCTCGACTTCCCGCACAAAGACCTGCGGCGGGCACGGGCGGCGGCGCTCTCCATGATCCCCACCTCGACCGGCGCGGCCAAGGCCATTTACCTGGTGATTCCCGACCTCAAGGGCAAGCTCGATGGCTTTGCCATGCGCGTGCCTACGCCCAACGTCTCGGTGGTGGACCTGGTGGTTTTCGTGGAAAAGAAGACCACGGTGGAAGAGGTGAATGGAGCCATGAAGAAGGCCTCAGAGGCGGGCCCGCTCAAGGGCTACCTGGGCTACGAGGAAGCTGAGCTGGTTTCCATGGATTACCGCGGCGACTCGCGTTCCTCCATCGTGGATGCCGGCATGACCCGCGTGGTCGCCGGCAATTGCGTGAAGGTCATCGCCTGGTACGACAACGAGTGGGGATATTCGTGCCGGGTGAGAGACTTGATCCACTACCTGGGCGCGAAGGGACTGTAGGAGATTGAGTAATTGGGAAATCGGGTAATTGAAGAACTGTCTGTACCCGGCTTCTGAGTTTCGGGCGCCAATTTCTCAATTACACAATCACCCAATTACCCGATGGCTAAACTCTCCATCACGCAACTGGATCTCAACAAGAAGCGCGTCTTCCTGCGCGCGGACTTCAACGTGCCGCTTTCCGACGAGGGCAAGATCACGGACGACACGCGCATCCGCGAGACGCTGCCCACCATCCAGTACGCGTTGCGCAATGGCGCGCGAGTGTTTGCGGCGTCGCACCTCGGGCGTCCCAAGGGCAAGCCCAACTCGAAGATGAGCCTGAAGCCGGTGGCCGAGCGCCTGTGGAAGCTCCTTCGCGAGCAGAAGTCGGAGGCGGAGGTGAGCTTTGCCTCCGACTGTGTGGGCGCGGAAGCGGAGCAGATGGCGGCAGACCTCGCCCCCGGCCAGGTATTGCTACTCGAAAACCTGCGCTTCCATCCCGAAGAGGAAGCCAACGACGAGAAATTCTCGCAGGCGCTGGCGCGCCTAGCGGACTATTACGTCAACGACGCTTTCGGCACCGCCCATCGCGCCCACGCCTCCACGGTGGGCATCACGCACTTCGTGGAGAAATCCGCGGCGGGGTTCCTCATGCAAAAAGAGCTCACCTATCTGGGCAAGGCGCTCGAGGATCCGCAGCGGCCGTTCGTCGCCATCCTGGGCGGCGCCAAGGTTTCCGACAAGATCGAGGTGATCCGCAACCTGATGGGCAAGGTGGATACGCTGCTGATCGGCGGCAGCATGGCTTTCACCTTCCTGAAAGCCTCGGGCAGCGCGGTGGGCAAGTCCCTGGTGGAAGAGGACAAGGTGGAGCTGGCGCGCAAGCTGCTGGACGAGGCCGGACTGCGCCACCTGAAGCTGCTGCTGCCGGTGGACCACGTCATCGCCGACAAGATTGCCGCTGACGCCCAGGTCTCCGTGCTCGCCGAGGGCAGCCCCATCCCCGATGACCGCATGGGACTCGACATCGGGCCCAAGACGGTCGCACTCTTCGCTGCCGAGATAGCCGCCGCTAAGACCATCGTGTGGAACGGGCCCATGGGCGTCTTCGAGCTGGCACCCTTTGCTGAGGGGACGATCAAGATCGCCAAGGCCATCGCTGCCAATTCCTCCTGTACCTCGATCGTGGGCGGAGGCGACTCGGTGGCGGCCGTCCATATGGCGGGTGTGGCCGAGCAGATCACCCACATCTCCACCGGAGGCGGCGCATCTCTTGAATTCCTAGAGGGCAAGAAGCTGCCAGGGGTAGAGGCGCTTACGGACAGCACTTAAAGTAGTTTATGAACATGACCATGGCTCGAAAGAAACTCATCGCTGGGAACTGGAAGATGTACAAGACGCCGGCCGAGGCGCAGGCGTTTGTGCGCGATCTTCTGCCGCTCGTCGCCGGGCACACGCGCGACGAGATTGCGCTGTGCGCGCCTTTCGTCTGCCTGCCGGCCCTGGTTGAGGCGGTGCGCGGCACCTCTCTAGGCGTGGGCGCGCAGGACATGTTTTGGGAAAAGGAAGGCGCCTACACCGGTGAGATCTCGGCCGGGATGCTGAGCGCCGTGGGCTGCACTCACGTCATCCTGGGACACTCGGAGCGGCGGCAGCACTTCGGCGAGACCGACGACACGGTCGGCCGCAAGCTGGAGCGCGCGCTCGAAACCGGCCTGATCCCCATCGTGTGCGTCGGCGAAGTGAGTGAGGAGCGCGAAGCCGGCCTGACCGAGGAAGTGCTGCGGCGGCAGTGCTCGGGCGCCTTCCGCGGCATCTCCGGCAAGAAGGCGGCGAATCTGGTGGTGGCCTACGAACCGGTGTGGGCCATTGGGACGGGCAAGACGGCGACGCCGAAGATGGCCGCCGACGCGCACGGCGTGATCCGCCACGAGGCAGCCAAGTCCCTGGGCCAGGAAGTTGCCGCCGGCCTGCGCATCCTCTACGGCGGCAGCGTGAAGCCGGAGAACGCCACCGCGCTGATGTCAGAGCAGGAGATTGACGGCGCGCTGGTGGGCGGCGCCAGCCTCGATCCCAAGTCCTTTGCGGCCATCGTCCATTACTGAGGGGCGGAACGGCGCCCAAGGCTCCCCGGGGGCCTCTGATATAATCTTCTCTGCCCTCGGAGTTTCTTCACTTTCATTTCCTCAAGGAGAAGCGCAGTCCGGGCGGAAGTGGTGGAACTGGCAGACACACCATCTTGAGGGGGTGGCGCCGAAAGGCATGGGGGTTCAAATCCCCCCTTCCGCACCATCTCACCGTCGGGGATCCAAGAAAGGCACGCGGTACCGAGCATGGTTGTTCTTTTGACAGTGGTGCACATCATCGTTTGTGTATTCCTGATCGCCGTGGTGCTCTTGCAGAGCGGCAAGAGCGCGGACATCGCGGCGGCCTTCGGCGGCGGCGGCAGCCAGACCGCCTTCGGACCGCGGGGCGCAGCGACTATGCTGACCCGGGCCACGACCGTCGCCGCCATCTGCTTCATGATCACCTCGGTCGCGCTCACCATCATGGCTGGCAAGGGGAAGTCCGGCTCCGTACTGGAGAAGGCAAGCCCCGCCCCGGTGCAGAGCCAGCCGGCGCAGCCCGCTCCGCCGCCGGCGCAGCCGCCCCAACAGAAGTAATCCCACGCAAGATGAAGTCATGATCCACGAGATCCTTCCCGTCGGTCCTTTGCAGTGCAACTGCTCGGTGGTGGGCGACGAGGAGAGCCGCGAAGCCCTGGTCATCGACCCCGGCGACGAGATCGAGGAAGTGCTGGCCATCGTCGGCCGGCACAGGCTCACGGTGAAGCAGATCATCATCACCCACGCCCACATCGACCACGTGGGCGGGGCGATGAAACTCAAGCGCGCCACCGGTGCGCCCATCCTGCTGAACCAGAGCGACTACGCCCTGCTGAAGATGTTGGACGAGCAGGCGGCCTGGGTGGGCATGGCTCCGCCCGGAGCCGTGACCGTGGACGCGAGCCTGGACGACGCCGGCACAGTGCGCGCCGGAAGGCTGGCCGCCACCGTGATACACACCCCAGGGCACACCCAGGGCAGCGTCTGCCTCTACTTTGAGCCGGAAAAGAAGCTGATTGCCGGGGACACGCTGTTTGCCGGAAGCATCGGGCGGACGGACTTGCCCGGCGGGTCGATGGAAAAGATCCTTGCCTCGCTCCACCATCGGGTGCTGGCGCTGCCGGATGAGACGCTGGTCGTCCCCGGCCATGGCCCGCTGACCACCATCGGCCGAGAGCGGGAAACAAATCCCTTCCTGATCCATCGGTAGACCGCAAGC of Terriglobales bacterium contains these proteins:
- the gap gene encoding type I glyceraldehyde-3-phosphate dehydrogenase — encoded protein: MAIKVGINGFGRIGRNILRTAIADKELDFVAVNDLTDPKTLAHLLKYDSILGNLHHDIRAEKDSISVDGKSIRVFAEKDPAKLDWASMGAQVVVESTGRFTNAEDAKKHLRGTVKKVIISAPAKGEDLTVVLGVNEGAYDPAKHHVISNASCTTNCLGPIAKVVHDTFKIQCGTMTTIHSYTNDQVILDFPHKDLRRARAAALSMIPTSTGAAKAIYLVIPDLKGKLDGFAMRVPTPNVSVVDLVVFVEKKTTVEEVNGAMKKASEAGPLKGYLGYEEAELVSMDYRGDSRSSIVDAGMTRVVAGNCVKVIAWYDNEWGYSCRVRDLIHYLGAKGL
- a CDS encoding phosphoglycerate kinase, with protein sequence MAKLSITQLDLNKKRVFLRADFNVPLSDEGKITDDTRIRETLPTIQYALRNGARVFAASHLGRPKGKPNSKMSLKPVAERLWKLLREQKSEAEVSFASDCVGAEAEQMAADLAPGQVLLLENLRFHPEEEANDEKFSQALARLADYYVNDAFGTAHRAHASTVGITHFVEKSAAGFLMQKELTYLGKALEDPQRPFVAILGGAKVSDKIEVIRNLMGKVDTLLIGGSMAFTFLKASGSAVGKSLVEEDKVELARKLLDEAGLRHLKLLLPVDHVIADKIAADAQVSVLAEGSPIPDDRMGLDIGPKTVALFAAEIAAAKTIVWNGPMGVFELAPFAEGTIKIAKAIAANSSCTSIVGGGDSVAAVHMAGVAEQITHISTGGGASLEFLEGKKLPGVEALTDST
- the tpiA gene encoding triose-phosphate isomerase translates to MARKKLIAGNWKMYKTPAEAQAFVRDLLPLVAGHTRDEIALCAPFVCLPALVEAVRGTSLGVGAQDMFWEKEGAYTGEISAGMLSAVGCTHVILGHSERRQHFGETDDTVGRKLERALETGLIPIVCVGEVSEEREAGLTEEVLRRQCSGAFRGISGKKAANLVVAYEPVWAIGTGKTATPKMAADAHGVIRHEAAKSLGQEVAAGLRILYGGSVKPENATALMSEQEIDGALVGGASLDPKSFAAIVHY
- the secG gene encoding preprotein translocase subunit SecG; the protein is MVVLLTVVHIIVCVFLIAVVLLQSGKSADIAAAFGGGGSQTAFGPRGAATMLTRATTVAAICFMITSVALTIMAGKGKSGSVLEKASPAPVQSQPAQPAPPPAQPPQQK
- a CDS encoding MBL fold metallo-hydrolase; this encodes MIHEILPVGPLQCNCSVVGDEESREALVIDPGDEIEEVLAIVGRHRLTVKQIIITHAHIDHVGGAMKLKRATGAPILLNQSDYALLKMLDEQAAWVGMAPPGAVTVDASLDDAGTVRAGRLAATVIHTPGHTQGSVCLYFEPEKKLIAGDTLFAGSIGRTDLPGGSMEKILASLHHRVLALPDETLVVPGHGPLTTIGRERETNPFLIHR